The genomic DNA ATACTATGTGCAACAAATGTCTGTAATGATAATTTCCAGGGATGCTTAACACGATCAATACTATGGTGATGTAACCTATAATAAACCCTAATCGTAACCTCCGCGGGAAATGTTATTAAATCACTAATTCGGTTTAGTGTTTCATCATTAAATATTGGCTCTATAATTATCCCGCTCGTTAAATTCGAGATTACTTTAAGTGTAGAACCATGTCTTACACTGTTATGCGGTCTTGGCATGGAATAGTCAGGAAAAGATTTCATTAAGGATATAGCATTTGGGATGGTCCCGCCCGTATAACTATATACAACCAAATCCCTCATGCTGTTTGAATTAATTATGCTGATATTATCACCAATGGTTTTACCTCGTGAAGTTCTAGAATTTTTTATTGTTATTCTGAAGTTTTTGGACAACAAATCAGTAATATCCCTGTCGTATCGGAACAAACAATTATCAAATGATACACTACAACCATCAGAAATATCATAAATTAGATGGCTAGTGTAGCTCATTCCCAAGAATATTACTGTCGCTGGACTTTGTACGTCTGTATTTTTTCCATATACTTTGAAAAAGGATTTGCAGTTTACAAAAGTTACTAATTGAAAATCTGTACTATGCCCTTTTCCTTCAAATGAATATTGGTAGCCACTTGATACATTATCTGTCCCACCGCTTTCAAACCAACATTCATTGAAAGTTACTGAGCTTTGGCTTGTGTGAAGGTAGTTCCCGCGCTTTTTGGCAAGAAAGTCGTTCACATGTTGGGAAGAAAAATGAGAGGCAGCTCCCTCTACTTGAACATTCGTAAAAACGGACTTTTGTAACCCCTCTAGATATAGCAATGAGTCTCGCGGTAATCCTCCAGTAGCCGAAAAATGACTATCCAATACTGATAAACCTGAAAAAGAATGCGGATATGAACCGCCACGATAGTATTTGAGTGCTGGTCGAATCATTATAAAGCCACCACCAAAGCCATTACAATCTCGAATAGAAGATTGCCCCGTCCAACGACAGTTATCCCAGTTAATATTGTATCCGCTAGTAATAAAGTCACACTTACAAAAATTAAAGGGGGCATGCGTCCCTTCTTGTGTATCACTAAAAGGCTGCCAAGTAATGACTGACTGCAGTTCTGAGGAAGTAGCATTGAAAGATAGATCCTCAAACAATTTGTATGTGTTTTTGTATGAAAGAATGGACTTAATAACAAATATAGATTTTCCCGCAACTTTAGATGTTAAATTTAATACACTTTTTCTGCTATCCCCTTTAAGTATTATTGCTCTATCATTTCCTCCGTTTATAATAACTGAGTCGCTAAGATTGTATACTCCTTCTGGAAAGTATAGAATCTTTCCCGTTGTGGCAATCGAATTAATAGCAGACTGAATAGCACTCCTATCATCCGTGATACCGTCCCCTTTTGCACCAAAGGATTTTACGTTAATCGTATTTTGTATAATATCATTGAGTTTCCTATTTACGGAACCCTGTTCAGTGTCTAACCTATCCTTTAAGCATTGATATATTGTAGAATCTACGCCTGTAATTGCCTGTTCTATTTCTTGATATGCTCTACTTACTTGATCTAGAATATCCACTAACCGGGTGGAAAGTAAATCAACAGATGCTTGCTCAGCCTCCCCTTTAACTCCCCTTAATTCATCAGGATCTGACGGCATTTCTATCGCACTCATCCCTGCCCGTCGTCCTATTATTTCGATTGATTCCCGCTTCTCTTGAGGTTCGACTACCTTTTTCAGGTTATCCTCAACATCTAAAGCTGCAATATTCGCATTCTCGACTTCATTAATAAGTAGTGGATTTCCCCTTAGCTTGGTTTCGATTGATGCACCGTCAGTTTCTGATAGAACGAGATTCTCCGCCAAATCCTCCACGACATTATAACTGAATGGTAATGACGATATTCGCCCATCCGCTTGATGTCTTTGCACAGATGCAAAGACAGTCCCCACAACCGCTAACTCCGCTGTACCAATTTTAAACACCAACTTATTGCGCCCCTTCAGTTCGCCTTCCGATAACACCGCCAAACCATCAGGACGAAGACTTGTTAACGTATAAGTGGATTCGGATGGCAACGGCTCATTTTTTCCGTTTTTCTGCATTTTTACGATAAAGAAAATGCCCCTATCGTTTTGCGTAAGGTTAATCGTTTCAACAGGATTAGTCCGTCGCATGTCAACTACAATGTGGATTGGTTCCATTTCGGCTCCCCTTCCCAAAATATCGGACATAACAATGACAGCTTCGCGAAAGTACATATTATTCGTTCACTTGGCTTTTCCCCTGCATCTTTACTATATTCTTCGATACCTGTTTTATTGAGTACATAATCTATAGATTATATTTTTAAACATAATAACTGCTGCATTGCAATCCCGGCTCAGAAAAGAGTCACTTCTTTAAAAAACTTCCTCCAAATAGGATTCGAAAGATCAATGTTGCAAAACCATTCTGGTATTGACGCAGATACTCCAGATTCATCTATCTTTACCAGGGTATCCCTACTGTCGTATTAATAGCTACGGAAGATAAAAAGTACTTGTAACCTTCAAATATCAAAAGAAAGCAAAAAATTGAAGACACAAACCTTTACACTTTTAATGCTTTATTTCCACTAGAATAAAAGGGAGGTTCTTCGTACCATGATTCTTACTCCAATCATCACTAACGAACCAACTACAAAAACGAATTAAAGCCTTGCCTAGTTGTATCAAGGCTTATTTGCTGAATTTACTATGCAAAATTTTGATTTTCACTATTATCATTTTAAAAGTTTCCCTGTTTTTCTCCATACCCCTAGAAATGGACGTAACGGTATATACATAAATTGGAGTGATTTAGGCAACGTAAGTGTTTCAACATCACTAGTAGTTGGATAGAATAACCGCATAAGAAATATGATCTTTTGATTGCTAGGCATAATTGAAAAAGTATAGCGCGCAGGGGATTTATCTAGATATTCCCTTGATGGGGTGTTTTTTAATTGCGCCTGCCACGAAAGATGGATTAATGTTTTTTTCGCTAACTTTTTAGCACCGTTTCTTTCGGTTATGGATTGCACGGCACCATTGATAGGGGTGTCGAATAACATTGAAGTTAAAATAATGGCCTGACCTAAGTAATTAACCCCCCATACTAAGTGTCGATGATCGATTTTTTTTAGTATGCTAGAATTCCCTTCTGTGTTGATCTGATTGCTCATAATTTGATGAATATCTAACAGCCAACGTAGACGGAACCATCCATGCCGGGCACCATGGGCAACCAAAAATAAAAATAAATCTTCTTCCCCCAGAAAGTGTATAGGATAATTCCCAAAGTTTTTTATCCTTTTTCTTCCCCATAATTCCTCAAAATCCGGTTCGTTCAATGAGTAGGGATGTAGCTTCCAGTGAATTTCGATAATAGTTCCCTTTTTAGGATGAACATAATTTTCATCCTTCGCTAGCATCCGCCCAACTTTATTCCCTAACGGGGTGAGCACTTCCTCTTTTTCATATCCACATTTCAAAAGAATTTCTCTTGTTTTATCGAGATCATTTAGTGAAATTAGTATATCTAAATCCTTAGATGTTCGCAGTGAGACATCTCCGTAAAGATCTAAAGCAATAACAGGGCCCTTTAAAAAAAGGGAACGAATATTATTTTCCCTAAACAATTCACTTACGTAGCCCATTTCACCACTCAATTTAAGCATCTCATAAGCATTTTTTTTATATTCTTGTTCAAGTCTTTGCATAACAAGTGCAGGAATATATTCACATTCAAGGTCTTTCAATTTCAAGTAAATTAACGGGTGTAACCGATGATACATTGTTAATTGGAGAAATTGATCCCAATCAGTCTTTTTCAAATATTCATTATTCGTTACCCCGATGTTATTTCCATTAGTTGTCTTCAGCAATTCAATTAATAATGTTAATTCATTAGACATTTGTTTCATGTCAAAACCATAGCTGTCGTTCATCTTCCTTCCCCTCGCTTTTTCAATTGATCCATACTAGCACCAAATTTATCGTTTACAACAGTCTATATGGCCGATATAGACAAATCATCAGCCTGCTTTATTAATGATGAAAACTAAGTTAATAACAAGTAAAGAAATACCTTTACATTTAAGGTGTTTAGATAGTGCATAGAATATTAAGAAAGTTGGGTTTTCAAAGTGGTAATAACTTTTTCTTGCTGCTCGGCTGTCATATTTGATCCCGACGGCAGACAAATTCCTTCCTCAAACAACCGCTTACTCACTACATTATCCTCACTATGCGGATAGAATTTACATCCCTCAAATAAGGGTTGCATATGAAGTGGTTTCCAAACGGGTCTTGCTTCGATACACTCTCCCTCAAGGGCATCTATAAGTTCATAAGGGGTCACCTTAACAATATTAGGATCCAACGTCAAAGCCGTTAGCCAACGATTCGAATATGTCCCCTCAAGCTCAGGCATGAAGTGAAGACCTTCAATCTCACCTAACGCTTCAACATATCTGTCAAACACATTGCGTCTTGCTTTCACTCGCTCATCCAACACCTCAAGCTGTGCACGTCCGATGCCAGCAAGAATGTTACTCATACGGTAGTTATAGCCTATTTTACTATGTTGGTAATGTGGTGCCGCATCTCTTGCTTGGGTTGCCAAGAATCGCGACCGCGCTAGTGCATCGACATCGTCCGAAATGAGCATACCACCGCCAGAGGTTGTAATAATTTTGTTTCCGTTAAATGAATAAATGCCATAGTAACCGAATGATCCGCTTTTCTTCCCTTTATAAAGAGAACCAAGCGACTCTGCCGCGTCCTCGATAACAGGGACGCCGTACTCATCGCAAATCGTTATCAGTTCATCCATCTTTGCACTTTGGCCATATAAATTCACTACAATTACAGCCTTTGGTATTTTCCCTTCAGCTTTCGCTTCTCTCATAGCACATGCTAAAGCCTTCGGAGACATATTCCATGTTTCCTCTTCCGAATCAATGAAGATTGGCTCGGCTCCCAGATATAGAATTGGATTTGCACTTGCAACAAACGTCAAACTCGAACAAAAAACCTTGTCCCCTCGCCCAACCCCAAGCAGTTCCAATGCTAAATGGATTGCTGCCGTACCAGATGAAGTGGCCGCAGCCTCTTTAGTCCCCGCATAATTTGCTAGTTCATCTTCAAATGCATTCACATTCGGCCCGAGCGGTGCAATCCAATTCGTTTCAAATGCTTCATTTATGTATTTCTGTTCATTTCCGCTCATATGAGGAGAAGATAATAAAATTCGTTTATTCATTCTAAAAGTCTCCCTCTTAAAATTCACTTTTTTCTTTTAATCAATACTCTTTACCGGTTTACATGGGATTCCAACAGCTACACAATTCGCGGGAATATCCTTGTTTACAACCGCCCCGGCCCCAATTACAGAATTCTCGCCAACCCGAATACCCGGTAATACAGTGCTTCCTAAACCTAAGAAAACACCTTTTCCTATATCTCCCCCCAAATTTGTTCCTGGGCAGGCTTGTGAATAATCGCGTAAAGTAACGTTATGTCCTATAGTTGAGTTTTTATTTATAATGACATGATTTTCAATTACCGCATCTGGATCTATACTTACATGTGGTAAAATTATATTTCCATAGCCAAGGTTAGCATATTTTGAAATGCTTGCAGTTTTATGTATTACGTTTACATAATTGAAATTTCCGAAAGTATCTGCCACAATTCTTCTAATTTTATTATTTGCAATTCCAATTACAAAGTCTACCGATTCACCATCACAGTCAATACCTTCTAAGTCCACTGGTTTTCCTATAACCATAAAGTCAAGTATTTTTTGACCAGGCATTATATTATCATCTAAAAATGCAATATTATTTAAGTCGTAGTCATTATTATCTGCTAAAATACTGGCTGTCATTTTTCCCAAACTTCCCGCACCAATAATTATTATTTTATTATCTTTTCTGGACTCAATCCATTCTTGAGCAAAGTTACACATTCGGCGGTCTCCTATCTTTTATTTGCGGAACTCCCCTAAATCGTTCCATCGTGACTTCTTCGCTTTTATTTACACCGTCAGAAATTAAAACTTTCTTGACGGTAATAAATAAAATTTTCATATCTAGAAGAAAGGACTGATTATCGACATACCAAACATCATGTTCAAACTTCTCTTCCCAACTTATAGCGTTCCTACCATTTACTTGAGCCCATCCTGTAATGCCCGGACGAACATCGTGCCTTCTTGATTGTTCTTCGGAATACAGTTCTAAGTAATCCATTAGTAAAGGCCGTGGACCTACAAGACTAATATCCCCTTTTAAAACATTAAACAATTGTGGTAACTCATCCAAACTTAGTTTTCGTATAACTTTACTGAATTTAGTCAAACGAAGATGATTCGGCAATAAATTCCCATGCTCATCCTTCGCATTCGTCATTGATCTAAATTTGTAAATATTAAATGGCTTGCCTTTTAGGCCGGGACGTTGTTGAACAAAAATTATAGGGGATCCCAATTTCATTCTTATTAATAAGGCTATAATCACTAATAAGGGGAGTAAGAACAACAAACCAACTAGACTACATATAAAATCAAAAAATCTTTTCATGGCGCAACCCGCATTTCTTAACTGTATTTTGATAAAAGTATTAGAATGTCCGAATTTAACCAGTTTGGAGGTAAAAAATCCATAAAACAATTAATGTTCATCAATTTTCTCCATCCGTTTTCCTGCAACATTATTAATAAGATACAATACCAAGTAAAAAATAATATATCCAATTACACTTTGCCAAATTAATACTTCTAAAGAATCGTTTTTCATAAAAAAAAGGCTGCCAAAGGAATATATAATTATAGATACAACGAATATAATAAAAGTTCTTATATTGACTTTATTTATTACTTGCATTTTTAGCACTTCTATTTTAATAATCGAATTTATACTAAATCCGATTATTAATATTATACAAGGGAAGAGATATTCTATATAACTTTCAGGGACGAAGTAATTAAAGATTCTCGATCCAAAAGTCATTATAAATATTATTACTACTATGTTAATTATTAAGGTATATATATATAACTTCCTAAAGTATTTACTTAATTGCAATGGATTTTCACGTTTCGCATTGTATATCTTGGAGATAAAAGGAAGGTATATTATAGATGTAAACATCGATATTATTAGTGCAAAAACACTAAACCACCCCGTATAAACGCCTAACAGGGTTGTACTTAAGTATCTATTAGCCAGGGTGATATTAATAAAATTCAGGACTATATCAATAGACACTATAAATGAAACAAAAAAACCAAAACTAAATATTTTCTTAAATAAATTTAAATCGTAAAAAAAGAATGATATATTAAATGTTTTATTACTTTTTTCCAAAAATAAAATACTAACTAATAAACTTAAAATAATCCCAATAAAAATCATGTTAGAGGATGCAAAAAAAACTTTCATCAAAAGAAAAACAAAAACTAACTTAAAGAAAGAAAATAAAAGTTGACCAATAAAATACACTTTTGATAAACCAGTTACATTTAATATGATCATCTTGTTTTGATAAATTCCCATAAAGATAAGAGCTACCGTAATTAGTATCAGTAAATTTTTATTTTCAAATCCTAATAAAAAAAATACGAATGTGTGAGTTATTATAGAAACAACGACAGACAAAATAATCGTGAAGTACTGAACTTTATAAATAATTTCTTCGTCTTCTAAAATATTATTTTGCAAGTAGAATGTAGTTGATAAAATAATCAAGTTAATAAGAACAAAATATTGATTGTAAGTGTAATACTCCCCATACTCCTCCACACTCAAAAAATTTAAAACTATTGGAACAAACATTATTCCAAGACCTAGTGGTAAAACTTTAGAAAGTATATAATAGAACAAATCTTTTTTTAACAAAATTTTCACCTAGTTTTTTCAATTTACATTACAAAGTCACTTGGTAATCCATTTTAAGTTCTACAATATTTTTATTTCACGGTGTTTTACATGAATAAATTCACTTCGACTTGGGTATCGTGCAAAATGAAAGTACATAAAACTGCAAACTAACTTAGCGTTAAAACTTTACAAGGAGTAGCGGACATAATAAGCCTTCGTCAGCAAAGTCAACCTTTGAAATGGCTGGCTTCTAGCTTAGTGCTCATGCCCGTAGAGGATCAAAGTCGAGTTGCAACTTTGTTTAGTTGCAATTGAAATCTTCTGGATTGTGATTTTTCAAAATACAGCCCTTCTACTTTTAACATTGGGTCGGTTTATTTATAAAGTCATATACTGAAATTTCACTCTGCACATTTTATTAAAAAACTTATTAAACTCTTTACTTTTTCTCCATCGCCATTCATTCCTTTTTCGGTATTATTATGAAGTATTTTTGATGTTAATATATCGGTCATCAATTCCGATAACTTACGATAATCCTCATATTGAAAGTAGTATGAGTTTTGATAGGTTTCTAGTATCTCATGGGCAAAAGGAGTATCTGAAGCCAGTATTATTCCCCCATGATTTCTTGACTCTAAAAGGGGTAATCCAAAAGTTTCAATAAATGATGGAAAAATCAATACTGACCTTGTATACATTTCAAATACTTCCTTTTTAGACATTTTCCCGCAAAACTTAATGGGTAGTTTCTCTTTCTTCACTCTCTCATACAAACTGGAAATATACTCATTTTCATTTCCAGTTAAAGTGAATATTATTTCATGTTTTTTGACAGTCGTTTTCTTTAAAGAACTCGCGGCTTCAACGATAACTTTATGATTCTTATATTTCATTCCATTTGCAGGGTAGAAAAATGTTGATAATGATTCATTGGTTGGCTTAAAAGATTTATTTACTTCGACCTTCACTTTGGGTGGAATAACCTCAATTATTTCGTTCCTTATGCCAGCCTTATTAATACATGCCCGCTTCATCCATTCTGCTTGCACTATAGTATAGTCTGCTTTTTGAATTGATTTTATAATCTTTTTGCCTATAACATTCTGGTATATCCAAAGTTTTTTATTTTCCCGGAATGAAAACTTATGGTCAACAAACGGCAACGATTGATGTACATATAATACTTGCCCACAATTCACACTAGGAACAGTTATATTTTGAAGTGATAAAACATAATCTACCTTGTTTCGCTTAACAATTTTCGGTGCTACAAAGTTATCAAAGTATAACCTATGAATCCAACTTCTCTTAATCCATGGGAACCTTAATACCTTAATATTTTCTGTTTCTTTTAAATCTGGTTTACTAACTACAAAGGTCCACTTAATCGTTTTATCTTCATTGGCGAGCGCTTCCTCATACACTTCGTGCAACATCGAAAGGGCCCCACCACTTTCGGCAGGCACATCAAATATCATTATATGCATAGCTTGCTTACCCTTTCTTCCAGACAACCTTTTTAATGGTATCTGCATAACTTTGAATAACCTTAACGATTTTCACCGAAACATTCTTATCTTGATAATCATCAGCAAGATAAGTTTTCTCTTCGTTCTCCCACATGGCCCGGCTCAACTCCACAGATTGAGTGATTTCTTTTTCCGTAATCCCCCCAACTACAACAGTCCCTTTATCTAATACTTCTGGACGTTCAGTCGACGTTCTAATCAGGACCCCAGGGAACCCAAGCATTGCTGACTCCTCAGATAATGTTCCACTATCAGACAAGACAACAAATGAATGTAATTGAAGGTGATTATAGTCCAGAAAGCCGAAAGGTTTTAGCTGCCTGACCAACGGATGGAACTTAAACCCACGCTCTTCAATCTTCTTCCAACTACGTGGATGTGTAGAATAAATGACAGGTACCTGATACTTTTCTGCGATGTTATTAATCGCGTTCATAAGTGATAGAAAATTCTCTTCGTTATCTATATTTTCTTCACGATGCGCAGACACAAGAATGTAGTTCCCTTTTTCAAGTCCCAACTCCCTCAGAACCTTACTGTCATTAATTTTGTCCATGTGTTTAGACAGTACTTCTGCCATCGGGGAACCCGTAACAAAGATATGTTCTTTTCGGAAGCCTTCAGATAGTAGATATCTACGACTATGTTCTGTATAAGGTAGATTAATATCCGAAATATGATCGACTACTTTGCGGTTAATTTCTTCGGGAACGTTTTGGTCAAAACAGCGATTTCCCGCCTCCATATGGAAAATCGGAATTTTAAGTCGTTTGGCTGAAATTGCAGACATGCAGCTATTCGTATCACCTAAAACGAGTAATGCATCTGGCTTTTCTTTTTCCAATACTTCATAAGACTTAGCAATAATATTCCCTATCGTCTCACCGAGGTGTTCACCAACTGCATTTAAATAATGATCGGGCTGACGTAACTCAAGCTCCTCAAAAAAGACTTCATTTAATGTGTAATCCCAGTTTTGTCCGGTATGTACAAGTACTTGGTCAAAATATCGATCGCATGCTTTTATCGTTTCTGACAATCTAATGATCTCGGGTCTTGTTCCCACGATTGTCATTACTTTTAGCTTACTCATTTTGTCTATACCTCCAAAAATATTGTGTCCGGCTTTTCAGGATCAAAGCATTCATTGACCCACATGACCGTTACTAAGTCCGTTGCTCCGACGTTTACTATAGAGTGTGTGTAACCAGTAGGTATATCTACAGCTTCAAGTTTTTCACCATTCACTCGATATTCAATGATTTCGTCCGAATCTATTTTTCTAAATCTGATAAGTCCTTCCCCACTTACCACTAGAAATTTCTCATTTTTAGTGTGGTGCCAATGATTACCTTTCGTAATCCCTGGTTTGGATATATTCACTGATACTTGCCCACGTTCAGGCGTACGGATAAATTCAGTGAAAGAGCCTCTGTGATCCTTATTCATCTTTAAATCATAAGAGAATTGATCTTCAGGTAAAAAACTTAAATAAGTACTATAAAGCTTCTTCGTCAAAGCGTCCTCCATATCAAGAACACTTAGTGTACTTCTACTTTCTTTAAAACTTTTAATAAGTTCTGCCAGTTCCCCCAGCTTAATCGAATGGGTTGTTTGTACAAAACAATAATTATCGAATTTCGTAGGAGATCCTTTAAGTGCGTTAACAAACTCTTCCATTACATCGTCTATATAGCATAAGGTAAGTTCTGCATCTGGATTATTGACTTGTATATCTAGATCCCTAGCAATATTATGGCAATAAGTAGCAACAACTGTATTATAGTTAGGTTTACTCCACTTGCCGAATAAATTCGGTAATCTATATACATATACATCTGTTCCTGTTTCTTTTGCGTATTCGAACAATAAATTCTCCCCAACTTTCTTACTTACACCATAGGGATTATTGTTTTCGGCTTGTATAGAAGAGGTAATAAGAATTGGTGAATGGTTGTTATGCTTTCTTAGTAGCTCTAACAACAAGGAAGTAAATATAACATTTCCTTCCATGAACTCATTTTCATTTTCTGGTCTGTTTACTCCGGCTAAGTGAAATACAAAATCACATTCTTTTGTATACTTTTCCAAATCATCTCTTGTATGATCCCTAGTAAACAAAAGTACATCCTCATATCCCTGGTTTTTCAACTCCGCTACTAAATTTTGACCAAGGAATCCCGCTGCCCCCGTTACAAGAACTTTCACTTTTGATTTCACCCTTTCACCTTACTTTGCATATACAGCCGTTCTATTATTGTTCTCTCTCCAACCTTCCAGTTCGCTTTGTATATAAGGTAGTTCTAATAATTTTTCTTTAATTTCCTCTATCGAAAGCTGATAGGTATTATGCGAATTGTATTCCTCATTGGATGAAAACTTTTGATTACCTTCTTCGTAGTATTTTTCATAATTAAGATCACGATTATCTGTCGGGACTCTGTAAAAACCCAATAAATCGTCTGCAACGACGTGTTCTTCTCTTGTTAGTAATGTTTCATAAAGTTTTTCACCATGACGTGTTCCTATAAGCCTTACTTCATTATCAGCATAAAAAATCTCCTTCAATGCTTGTGCCAAATCTGCAATTGTAGAAGCTGGGGATTTTTGAACCATAATATCACCTGCTTTTGCATTGTTAAATGCAAAGACTACAAGTTCAACTGCCTCTTCAAGGCTCATTAGGAATCTAGTCATATCTGGATCTGTGATTGTGAGTGGCTTTCCAGCTTTAATTTGTTCCACGAAAAGTGGTATGACTGACCCTCTTGATGCCATAACATTTCCATATCTCGTTCCACAAATAAGTGTCTTCTCAGGTGAGACTGTTTTTGCTTTAGCAACAAATACTTTCTCCATCATCGCTTTTGAAATCCCCATCGCATTGATCGGATAGGCGGCCTTATCCGTCGAAAGGCAAATGACCTTTTTTACCCCATACTCAATGGAAGCATTCAATACATTTTCGGTACCGATTATATTTGTTTTTACGGCTTCCATTGGAAAGAACTCACATGAAGGAACCTGTTTAAGTGCTGC from Sporosarcina sp. FSL K6-1522 includes the following:
- a CDS encoding glycosyl hydrolase family 28-related protein: MEPIHIVVDMRRTNPVETINLTQNDRGIFFIVKMQKNGKNEPLPSESTYTLTSLRPDGLAVLSEGELKGRNKLVFKIGTAELAVVGTVFASVQRHQADGRISSLPFSYNVVEDLAENLVLSETDGASIETKLRGNPLLINEVENANIAALDVEDNLKKVVEPQEKRESIEIIGRRAGMSAIEMPSDPDELRGVKGEAEQASVDLLSTRLVDILDQVSRAYQEIEQAITGVDSTIYQCLKDRLDTEQGSVNRKLNDIIQNTINVKSFGAKGDGITDDRSAIQSAINSIATTGKILYFPEGVYNLSDSVIINGGNDRAIILKGDSRKSVLNLTSKVAGKSIFVIKSILSYKNTYKLFEDLSFNATSSELQSVITWQPFSDTQEGTHAPFNFCKCDFITSGYNINWDNCRWTGQSSIRDCNGFGGGFIMIRPALKYYRGGSYPHSFSGLSVLDSHFSATGGLPRDSLLYLEGLQKSVFTNVQVEGAASHFSSQHVNDFLAKKRGNYLHTSQSSVTFNECWFESGGTDNVSSGYQYSFEGKGHSTDFQLVTFVNCKSFFKVYGKNTDVQSPATVIFLGMSYTSHLIYDISDGCSVSFDNCLFRYDRDITDLLSKNFRITIKNSRTSRGKTIGDNISIINSNSMRDLVVYSYTGGTIPNAISLMKSFPDYSMPRPHNSVRHGSTLKVISNLTSGIIIEPIFNDETLNRISDLITFPAEVTIRVYYRLHHHSIDRVKHPWKLSLQTFVAHSITDIIERTYSENAKRYFTVADFEPQYHYGGAEIKCIDMVIGKSLPPIHYGGTDCVYWDIGGENVMDKGTWGLGDKVKDISGSMYKLCTTAGTDASINITGNVMIGELTHLYVPKFDDFRGFIGGEFINVEGIKCRVLDYEYGTNDALNYLIVDKNLTVGDKQIVVNVLPNWKSLIE
- a CDS encoding nucleotidyltransferase family protein; its protein translation is MNDSYGFDMKQMSNELTLLIELLKTTNGNNIGVTNNEYLKKTDWDQFLQLTMYHRLHPLIYLKLKDLECEYIPALVMQRLEQEYKKNAYEMLKLSGEMGYVSELFRENNIRSLFLKGPVIALDLYGDVSLRTSKDLDILISLNDLDKTREILLKCGYEKEEVLTPLGNKVGRMLAKDENYVHPKKGTIIEIHWKLHPYSLNEPDFEELWGRKRIKNFGNYPIHFLGEEDLFLFLVAHGARHGWFRLRWLLDIHQIMSNQINTEGNSSILKKIDHRHLVWGVNYLGQAIILTSMLFDTPINGAVQSITERNGAKKLAKKTLIHLSWQAQLKNTPSREYLDKSPARYTFSIMPSNQKIIFLMRLFYPTTSDVETLTLPKSLQFMYIPLRPFLGVWRKTGKLLK
- a CDS encoding aminotransferase class I/II-fold pyridoxal phosphate-dependent enzyme, which encodes MNKRILLSSPHMSGNEQKYINEAFETNWIAPLGPNVNAFEDELANYAGTKEAAATSSGTAAIHLALELLGVGRGDKVFCSSLTFVASANPILYLGAEPIFIDSEEETWNMSPKALACAMREAKAEGKIPKAVIVVNLYGQSAKMDELITICDEYGVPVIEDAAESLGSLYKGKKSGSFGYYGIYSFNGNKIITTSGGGMLISDDVDALARSRFLATQARDAAPHYQHSKIGYNYRMSNILAGIGRAQLEVLDERVKARRNVFDRYVEALGEIEGLHFMPELEGTYSNRWLTALTLDPNIVKVTPYELIDALEGECIEARPVWKPLHMQPLFEGCKFYPHSEDNVVSKRLFEEGICLPSGSNMTAEQQEKVITTLKTQLS
- a CDS encoding acetyltransferase, with amino-acid sequence MCNFAQEWIESRKDNKIIIIGAGSLGKMTASILADNNDYDLNNIAFLDDNIMPGQKILDFMVIGKPVDLEGIDCDGESVDFVIGIANNKIRRIVADTFGNFNYVNVIHKTASISKYANLGYGNIILPHVSIDPDAVIENHVIINKNSTIGHNVTLRDYSQACPGTNLGGDIGKGVFLGLGSTVLPGIRVGENSVIGAGAVVNKDIPANCVAVGIPCKPVKSID
- a CDS encoding sugar transferase, with amino-acid sequence MKRFFDFICSLVGLLFLLPLLVIIALLIRMKLGSPIIFVQQRPGLKGKPFNIYKFRSMTNAKDEHGNLLPNHLRLTKFSKVIRKLSLDELPQLFNVLKGDISLVGPRPLLMDYLELYSEEQSRRHDVRPGITGWAQVNGRNAISWEEKFEHDVWYVDNQSFLLDMKILFITVKKVLISDGVNKSEEVTMERFRGVPQIKDRRPPNV
- a CDS encoding glycosyltransferase — protein: MQIPLKRLSGRKGKQAMHIMIFDVPAESGGALSMLHEVYEEALANEDKTIKWTFVVSKPDLKETENIKVLRFPWIKRSWIHRLYFDNFVAPKIVKRNKVDYVLSLQNITVPSVNCGQVLYVHQSLPFVDHKFSFRENKKLWIYQNVIGKKIIKSIQKADYTIVQAEWMKRACINKAGIRNEIIEVIPPKVKVEVNKSFKPTNESLSTFFYPANGMKYKNHKVIVEAASSLKKTTVKKHEIIFTLTGNENEYISSLYERVKKEKLPIKFCGKMSKKEVFEMYTRSVLIFPSFIETFGLPLLESRNHGGIILASDTPFAHEILETYQNSYYFQYEDYRKLSELMTDILTSKILHNNTEKGMNGDGEKVKSLISFLIKCAE
- the wecB gene encoding UDP-N-acetylglucosamine 2-epimerase (non-hydrolyzing) codes for the protein MSKLKVMTIVGTRPEIIRLSETIKACDRYFDQVLVHTGQNWDYTLNEVFFEELELRQPDHYLNAVGEHLGETIGNIIAKSYEVLEKEKPDALLVLGDTNSCMSAISAKRLKIPIFHMEAGNRCFDQNVPEEINRKVVDHISDINLPYTEHSRRYLLSEGFRKEHIFVTGSPMAEVLSKHMDKINDSKVLRELGLEKGNYILVSAHREENIDNEENFLSLMNAINNIAEKYQVPVIYSTHPRSWKKIEERGFKFHPLVRQLKPFGFLDYNHLQLHSFVVLSDSGTLSEESAMLGFPGVLIRTSTERPEVLDKGTVVVGGITEKEITQSVELSRAMWENEEKTYLADDYQDKNVSVKIVKVIQSYADTIKKVVWKKG